GTCCGCCTGGGGGCGCACGTCCATCCCCAGCGGGCGAAGAATTTGATCAAACTCCCCGAGCTTTCCGGCATTGCCGCTGGCGAGCACAAGAGTGCGTGTTGCTGTCATGATGTTGGTCTCCTTGGCAGTCGCTCAGTGTACGTCGGCCAGCCCCCGACGTACAAAGCTTGCCGGCCGATCGCGACTTTTTTTGCAGCCAAAAAAAGCCGCCCGAAAAGGCTAATGCCAGTCAGTTAAGCCTGTTCTCAATAAGTTGATCATGAGACCTTCCCGTGTCAGGCACACTGACACGGGAAGGTCCATGCATTTCAGCGACGCTATTGATGCCATCGCCAAGTCGGTACCCGACGATTTCTCCAGCCTCTCCGAGGTGCTCTCCCCTGAACTGATCGACACCTGTCTTGAAGAAGCCGGCGTGGCCACACTGCGCAAGCGTCGCCTGCCGTTGGACATGGTGGTCTGGGCGGTTGTCGGGATGGCCTTGTTTCGGCATATCCCGATGGGGCAGATCGTCAATCACCTCGACATCATGCTGCCCGGCAAGCGTCCCTTCGTCGCGCCCAGTGCCGTGGTGCAGGCACGTCAACGGCTTGGAGTGGAGCCCGTCAAGCGCGTCTTCGAGCAGACCCAGGCCCTGTGGCATCAGCAGACCCCTCACCCCCACTGGAGTGGTCTGACGTTACTGGGCGTTGATGGTGTGGTCTGGCGTACTCCTGACTCTCCCGAGAATCAGGCAGCCTTTGCGCGCACGCGCAATGCTCAGGGGGAGGCGAGCTATCCGCAGATTCGCATGGTGTGCCAGATGGAGCTGACCAGCCACCTGCTGACGGGATCCGCCTTCGACAGTGTCGCGAGCAGTGAAATGGAGCTGACCACTCAGCTCATCGGCAGCACCCCGGATCACTCCCTGACGCTGTTTGATCGTGGGTTCTACTCACTGGGTTTGCTGCATGCCTGGCAGAGCGCCGGCGAGCAGCGGCATTGGCTGATTCCTCTAAAGAAGGGAACACAGTATCAGGAAGAGCGCTCACTAGGCCGGCAGGATCGCCTGGTGACCCTGTCGACGTCACCTCAGGCGCGCAAGAAGTGGCCAGCCTTGCCGCCGACGATGACGGCGCGGCTGTTACGCCGCAAGGTGAACGGCAAGGAAGTGCAGATCCTGACCTCGATGACCGACCCGCTGCGCTTTCCGGCGGCGGATATCGTCGATCTCTACAGCCACCGCTGGGAAATCGAACTGGGCTACCGGGAAATGAAGCAATCTCTGCTGGGTAACCGCCTGACACTGCGTAGCCGCACCCCGGAGATGGTCTTTCAGGAGCTCTGGGGCACGTTGTTAGCCTATAACCTGATCCGCTTCCAGATGGCTCGCATGGCCTATAGCCTGGATGCCGTGCATCCCAATCAGCTCAGCTTCCATCAGGCTGCTCACTGGCTCATCAAGGAGTTAACGATCCTGCCCTGGGTCTCGCCAGGACGCGTGCCCGGCGTGGTTCAGTCGATGCTGGACATGGCACCTTCCTTCGTCCTGCCTGAACGACGCGAACGATCTTATCCTCGCTCAGTCAGGCGGCGACCACAGAAATACCCCACTAAGAAAAATGCCAGTCAGCGTTAACTGACTGGCATTACCCGAAAAGGCGGCTTTGCAGGCGCAAGCTTGGGGTCACGACT
This DNA window, taken from Halomonas piscis, encodes the following:
- a CDS encoding IS4 family transposase, translating into MHFSDAIDAIAKSVPDDFSSLSEVLSPELIDTCLEEAGVATLRKRRLPLDMVVWAVVGMALFRHIPMGQIVNHLDIMLPGKRPFVAPSAVVQARQRLGVEPVKRVFEQTQALWHQQTPHPHWSGLTLLGVDGVVWRTPDSPENQAAFARTRNAQGEASYPQIRMVCQMELTSHLLTGSAFDSVASSEMELTTQLIGSTPDHSLTLFDRGFYSLGLLHAWQSAGEQRHWLIPLKKGTQYQEERSLGRQDRLVTLSTSPQARKKWPALPPTMTARLLRRKVNGKEVQILTSMTDPLRFPAADIVDLYSHRWEIELGYREMKQSLLGNRLTLRSRTPEMVFQELWGTLLAYNLIRFQMARMAYSLDAVHPNQLSFHQAAHWLIKELTILPWVSPGRVPGVVQSMLDMAPSFVLPERRERSYPRSVRRRPQKYPTKKNASQR